In Blastopirellula sp. J2-11, a single genomic region encodes these proteins:
- a CDS encoding sodium:solute symporter family transporter translates to MLRPLDAAAIIAYLTAMIAIGIYFSRRNNTTEEYFVGNRSFSGWVIGLSMLGTIVSSATFLALPAAAYVLDWRQLAVNLVLPFVAVLAVLIFIPFFRRGKLTSAFEYLGLRFGAIPRIYGTVSFILLQMIRMAQILFLVSIPIQFLTGVSVEFVVIGAGVFIAFYTIAGGIEAVVWTDVVQALVLMIGCVLCFVYIVMDLPGGVSQILEAGAAENKFSMGSFDWDLNERTFWTVAILGIINWLAIYSGDQNMVQRYLAARSTREARKATIIYSAIALPMWTMFFFIGTALFVYYQSFPDPTLATLETDQILPYFILTRIPAGLAGLIVAAVMAAAMSSLDSGINSISTVVVVDLMRPHLSKKYTDLFYLRSARTIAMIVSVIVVSGGIAFSRIEKESMNDISLIVTSLFGGCLMGLFMMGFFTRRIDGLAATLALIGAVVFNAYLGFGLLGWWPPAWTLGVHSYWIGALVNLFFAVTAYALSWLLGASRRDLTGLTIWTMEKEGDRAEQSVPTSARLASSE, encoded by the coding sequence ATGTTAAGACCTCTCGATGCGGCGGCGATCATCGCCTATCTAACGGCGATGATCGCGATTGGGATTTATTTCTCGCGTCGCAATAATACGACGGAAGAATACTTTGTCGGCAACCGTTCGTTCTCGGGCTGGGTCATTGGGTTGTCGATGTTGGGTACGATTGTTAGTTCGGCTACTTTTTTGGCGCTGCCGGCCGCCGCCTATGTGCTTGATTGGCGACAATTGGCGGTCAATTTGGTGCTGCCGTTCGTGGCCGTTTTGGCCGTCTTGATATTCATTCCTTTCTTTCGCCGCGGCAAATTAACCTCTGCATTCGAGTATCTAGGGCTGCGATTTGGCGCGATTCCGCGAATTTACGGCACGGTTAGTTTTATCCTGTTGCAAATGATTCGGATGGCGCAGATCTTGTTTCTCGTGTCGATTCCGATTCAGTTTTTAACCGGGGTTTCGGTCGAATTCGTCGTTATCGGCGCCGGCGTTTTTATCGCCTTTTACACAATCGCCGGCGGTATTGAAGCGGTCGTATGGACCGATGTAGTACAAGCATTGGTGCTGATGATCGGCTGCGTACTCTGCTTCGTCTATATCGTGATGGATCTGCCGGGCGGCGTTTCCCAGATTTTGGAGGCGGGTGCAGCGGAAAACAAATTTAGCATGGGAAGTTTCGACTGGGATTTGAACGAACGGACTTTTTGGACAGTCGCCATCTTAGGAATCATTAATTGGCTGGCGATATACTCAGGCGATCAAAACATGGTGCAGCGCTATCTGGCGGCGCGATCTACCCGGGAAGCCCGCAAAGCGACGATCATTTACTCGGCGATCGCGTTGCCGATGTGGACGATGTTTTTCTTCATCGGGACCGCGTTGTTCGTCTATTACCAATCGTTTCCCGACCCGACGTTAGCCACCCTAGAAACCGATCAGATCTTGCCCTATTTCATTTTGACTCGCATTCCAGCTGGCCTGGCAGGCTTGATCGTCGCCGCCGTTATGGCGGCGGCCATGAGTTCGCTCGACTCAGGAATCAACTCGATCTCGACGGTCGTGGTAGTCGATTTGATGCGTCCCCATCTATCAAAAAAATATACCGATCTGTTTTACCTGCGATCAGCACGCACCATTGCGATGATTGTTAGCGTAATTGTGGTAAGCGGAGGAATCGCGTTTAGTCGAATTGAAAAAGAAAGCATGAACGACATTAGCTTGATCGTGACTAGCTTGTTCGGCGGCTGCTTGATGGGACTCTTTATGATGGGGTTCTTCACGCGGAGAATTGACGGCCTTGCGGCCACGCTCGCCTTGATTGGCGCGGTCGTCTTTAACGCCTACTTAGGCTTTGGATTATTAGGGTGGTGGCCGCCTGCATGGACTTTAGGCGTTCATAGCTATTGGATCGGCGCGTTGGTGAATTTATTTTTTGCCGTCACCGCCTATGCACTTAGCTGGTTGTTGGGAGCGTCGCGACGCGATCTGACCGGACTAACGATTTGGACGATGGAAAAGGAAGGAGAC
- a CDS encoding exo-alpha-sialidase, whose protein sequence is MYFFKPISFAVDRLPLVLAFCVLTCQVSLAEEETPKADSPVMLVGDWTPDNPHDIDFRKLPVVPSEHATISDVRVQKGVHQHNYLVFHNGQYWAMWSDGPGVEDLVGQRVSYATSKDGMNWTKPKYLTPEPPGSGPGTPHYGKWSQHGFRWISRGFWQRDGELLALASLDESGSFFGPSLELRAFRWEEAQQDWADIGVVHDNAINNFPPKRIPSGEWMMSRRTFDYSRRGVDFLTGGVKAIDKWESFPVLGTSEALAAEEPYWWVLPDNRLAALFRDNRQSGYLYRSFSEDNGRTWSRPIKTNFPDARSKFSGVRLKDGRYVLVSNPHPTRRDPLAISISDDGVVFNKMGYLTGGRHVDYPHVIEHDGVLMVAFAGQKQTVEVLKIRLEDLNALQMPSSPLKKDPPYQPGENDVIIDANQQDQVTVKGGWEKSQIAEDRHGEDYLYMHPRLSGSVRFELKPPKAGDYEVFAIWNSRGSRSNWVPYEITHADGKSKVHTNQNADGGTWYSLGTFPLTPDQSAVEIQVSQPGRYVVVDAILISPR, encoded by the coding sequence ATGTATTTCTTCAAACCGATTTCCTTTGCTGTTGACCGTTTGCCGCTCGTGCTGGCGTTTTGCGTACTGACTTGCCAAGTTAGCTTGGCCGAAGAAGAGACGCCAAAGGCCGATTCGCCCGTGATGCTGGTCGGCGATTGGACGCCGGACAATCCCCATGACATCGATTTTCGCAAGTTGCCGGTCGTGCCGTCGGAACACGCGACGATTAGCGATGTGCGAGTTCAAAAGGGCGTCCATCAGCACAACTATTTAGTCTTTCATAACGGCCAATATTGGGCGATGTGGAGCGATGGCCCTGGGGTCGAAGATCTGGTCGGCCAGCGTGTTTCGTATGCGACCAGCAAAGATGGTATGAATTGGACAAAACCAAAATACTTAACGCCTGAGCCGCCGGGATCAGGGCCGGGCACGCCCCATTACGGCAAATGGTCGCAACATGGATTCCGCTGGATCTCGCGTGGTTTTTGGCAGCGAGATGGAGAGTTGCTGGCCTTAGCGTCACTCGATGAATCGGGAAGCTTCTTTGGCCCGAGTCTTGAATTGCGAGCTTTTCGCTGGGAAGAGGCGCAGCAGGATTGGGCCGATATCGGCGTCGTTCATGACAACGCGATCAACAACTTTCCTCCCAAGCGGATTCCGAGCGGAGAGTGGATGATGTCTCGTCGCACGTTTGACTATTCGAGACGCGGCGTCGATTTTTTGACCGGCGGAGTTAAAGCGATTGACAAGTGGGAATCGTTCCCAGTCTTAGGGACCAGCGAAGCTTTGGCGGCCGAAGAGCCGTATTGGTGGGTACTCCCTGATAACCGCTTAGCGGCGCTGTTTCGCGACAATCGACAAAGCGGTTATCTCTATCGCTCTTTCTCGGAAGACAATGGGCGAACGTGGAGCCGTCCGATCAAAACCAATTTTCCTGACGCTCGCTCGAAGTTCAGTGGCGTTCGCTTGAAAGACGGTCGTTACGTGTTGGTCTCGAATCCGCATCCCACACGTCGCGATCCGTTAGCGATCTCCATCAGTGATGACGGCGTCGTCTTTAACAAGATGGGCTATCTGACCGGGGGACGGCATGTCGACTATCCGCATGTGATCGAGCATGACGGCGTCTTGATGGTCGCTTTTGCGGGACAAAAGCAGACAGTCGAAGTGCTGAAAATTCGTTTAGAAGATTTGAATGCGTTGCAGATGCCCAGTTCGCCGTTGAAGAAAGATCCTCCCTACCAACCAGGTGAAAACGACGTGATTATCGACGCGAATCAGCAAGATCAGGTCACGGTGAAAGGGGGTTGGGAGAAGAGCCAAATCGCGGAAGATCGTCACGGCGAAGACTATCTCTATATGCATCCCCGTTTGTCAGGATCGGTTCGTTTCGAGCTAAAACCGCCGAAGGCTGGCGACTACGAAGTCTTCGCGATATGGAACTCACGCGGCTCTCGTTCGAACTGGGTTCCGTACGAGATCACGCATGCTGACGGCAAGTCAAAAGTGCATACCAACCAAAATGCCGACGGCGGAACGTGGTACAGCTTGGGGACGTTTCCGTTGACGCCTGATCAGTCCGCCGTCGAGATTCAAGTGAGTCAACCAGGAAGATACGTCGTTGTCGATGCGATCTTGATTTCGCCTCGCTAG
- a CDS encoding LacI family DNA-binding transcriptional regulator, with the protein MANTTEIAEAAGVSQATVSRVINNQSGVAPETVQLVQEIIRRLGYRSRPRKTRRSKKTTERIKNVAVLLLDESCHRHPTLAMAKLRGVERALTAAGMNMILADVSSADVTLPVLERKELDGALLWGHRVPEGLMAKLQDVPTVWLSSHVSSGDMAISQGNAAVGRLACQHLLNRNFSRLCFLMIKSDHPGFSARGEGFGYAAHLAGKEIQRYCSDQQKPFEQLTSRELEEIAGPLVDQMLADKTRPIGLFLPDDQLTAAVYRRLQQANVKIGKEIEIISCNNEEPYLAGLHPRPATIDLGPELTGRRAVEQLLWSSQQSCADQRRVELVVEPILIEGESWPNSDP; encoded by the coding sequence ATGGCAAACACAACCGAAATCGCAGAAGCGGCAGGCGTTTCGCAAGCGACCGTTTCGCGGGTGATTAACAACCAATCTGGCGTCGCCCCCGAGACGGTCCAATTGGTGCAGGAGATTATTCGACGGCTGGGCTATCGATCGCGACCGCGCAAGACGCGACGTTCGAAAAAAACAACGGAACGAATAAAGAACGTCGCCGTGTTATTGTTGGACGAAAGTTGTCATCGTCATCCGACGTTGGCGATGGCTAAACTACGCGGAGTCGAACGAGCGCTGACGGCGGCCGGTATGAATATGATCTTGGCCGACGTCAGCTCTGCCGACGTGACTTTGCCGGTCTTAGAGCGAAAAGAACTGGACGGGGCGCTCTTGTGGGGGCATCGCGTTCCGGAAGGCTTGATGGCCAAGCTGCAAGACGTACCGACCGTTTGGCTTTCGTCGCATGTCAGCAGCGGCGATATGGCGATCTCTCAAGGCAATGCGGCAGTTGGACGACTAGCCTGTCAGCATTTACTCAATCGCAACTTTTCACGCCTTTGCTTTTTAATGATCAAGAGCGATCACCCCGGCTTTAGCGCTCGCGGCGAAGGATTTGGATATGCGGCCCATCTGGCCGGCAAAGAGATCCAGCGCTATTGCAGCGACCAACAAAAGCCGTTCGAGCAATTGACTAGTCGCGAGTTAGAAGAAATCGCCGGTCCCTTGGTCGATCAAATGCTTGCTGACAAGACTCGCCCAATTGGCTTGTTTCTGCCGGATGATCAATTGACCGCCGCCGTCTATCGGCGCTTACAGCAAGCCAACGTCAAGATCGGCAAAGAGATCGAGATCATCTCGTGCAACAACGAAGAGCCCTATTTAGCAGGACTCCATCCGCGACCGGCCACGATTGATCTCGGCCCGGAACTGACTGGGCGTCGTGCGGTCGAGCAGCTGTTGTGGAGTTCGCAACAGTCGTGCGCCGATCAACGCCGGGTCGAACTGGTCGTCGAACCCATTTTGATTGAAGGAGAGTCATGGCCAAACTCGGATCCCTAA
- a CDS encoding DUF1559 domain-containing protein, with protein MASLVSPRAGFRRIERPAFTLVELLVVIAIIGVLIALLLPAVQQAREAARRMSCTNNLKQLALAMHNYHDTYGSFPPSGIDASNRSHGIWIRTAPFFEFSALYDQYNFNTNWRGNLDLCTQANMETLHCPSGSSLISTLASEQPCWTTHYFGNAGPVGLNATTGEDYARDESRENVSMFGELSDEGLYKLRSTLGFRDITDGTSNTIMLGELSWNDYPFYRAWNRGLVWTSNGLYLATTKNHRYPINIGIKTPTFTMVANNGGYGSQHPGGANFAMADASVRFLPETISMETYLGLASRGGSEVVVTP; from the coding sequence ATGGCGTCCTTGGTATCACCGCGAGCCGGTTTTCGGCGTATTGAACGTCCCGCATTTACTCTGGTCGAGTTGTTGGTAGTTATCGCAATTATCGGCGTGTTAATCGCACTACTGCTGCCTGCTGTTCAGCAAGCTCGCGAAGCGGCGCGACGCATGAGTTGCACGAACAACCTAAAGCAACTCGCATTGGCCATGCATAACTATCACGACACCTATGGCTCGTTTCCGCCTTCTGGGATCGACGCCTCCAATCGATCCCATGGCATCTGGATTCGCACTGCTCCATTTTTTGAGTTTAGCGCACTTTACGATCAGTACAACTTCAACACCAACTGGCGCGGAAATCTGGATTTATGCACTCAAGCAAACATGGAAACGCTTCACTGCCCAAGCGGCTCTAGTCTGATATCGACTCTTGCTTCCGAACAACCATGCTGGACAACCCACTATTTCGGAAACGCAGGCCCAGTTGGTTTGAATGCGACAACCGGCGAGGATTACGCGCGTGATGAGTCTCGCGAGAATGTCTCGATGTTTGGGGAACTCTCCGATGAAGGACTCTATAAGCTTCGCAGTACCTTGGGATTCCGGGACATAACGGACGGCACTTCAAACACAATCATGCTTGGCGAACTCTCCTGGAATGACTATCCCTTCTACCGCGCTTGGAACCGGGGCCTGGTCTGGACATCCAACGGACTCTATCTGGCGACGACAAAGAACCATCGTTATCCGATCAACATCGGCATCAAGACCCCGACTTTTACAATGGTCGCCAATAACGGCGGGTATGGAAGTCAGCATCCCGGCGGCGCCAACTTTGCCATGGCCGACGCTTCGGTCCGATTTCTTCCTGAAACGATTTCGATGGAGACTTATCTGGGATTAGCAAGTCGCGGAGGATCGGAAGTTGTCGTTACACCATAA